GCTCGACTTTGACGATTGTCTGGTGCATCAAGGAGATCGAGCGCCCAAACGGATCCACAATCGAAATGGCATTGCCGACGCCTTCTTTTCGGGGGTGCTTTTCAGCGAATTGAACCTTGAGTGATTTCATTCGGGCAATTGCCTGGTCGAGGTCGTTGACCTGGAGTGTAAACGAAGCATCGGTATCAGTCGGGCTGGTTTTACGGAGTTTCTTCACCCGGTTGAGCACCAGTTTGACTCGTTCATTGGTTTCCAGGAGAACAGAATTGGGAAAACCACTCCGGTCTGCAACCTGGAAGCCGAGTTGAGTGGTGTAAAACGCGAGGGCTTTCCCCATGTCAGTGACATTGAGCTTGACGGCATGGGTTCGAATAATCGGAGTCTGGCTGGTTGCGAGTGAGACCCCGCTGGTCTCGTGATTTCGTTGATTGGTTAAGATTCCAGCCTGAACGAGCCAGAAGAATGCCCAGAGAATTGCAAATCGCTTCATACTCAACACCTTGTGGGGAATGGATTGGAGTGCCTGGGTTTTCAGTTTCCAACTCCCAAG
The window above is part of the Acidobacteriota bacterium genome. Proteins encoded here:
- a CDS encoding VOC family protein, with protein sequence MKKAIFAQPASPELGILGSWKLKTQALQSIPHKVLSMKRFAILWAFFWLVQAGILTNQRNHETSGVSLATSQTPIIRTHAVKLNVTDMGKALAFYTTQLGFQVADRSGFPNSVLLETNERVKLVLNRVKKLRKTSPTDTDASFTLQVNDLDQAIARMKSLKVQFAEKHPRKEGVGNAISIVDPFGRSISLMHQTIVKVEPFQEPRLYNFGFTVPEMESARRFYTEVLGFQVRSEKYLPLDLPLGHSDKSFAFMLHYRAGIRPVEYKPKQGAAFNTVVFETDQFDLATQALQQAKGQILSNGVTSKGTNTKSGTGGSGRSLTFLDPFGNVSELIEVGKH